Within Candidatus Saccharimonadales bacterium, the genomic segment CGCGTAAACGCTAGGAAATTCTGGCTACCATATACACTCTTGTGCTATACTAAGAGGTGAAAACAAACACGTGTGAAAGAGGTAAAAATTGGATGGGTCAACGTTTTCACAAGAAAACGAGGGTTATTTTTGCTGCATTTTTCACGTGGAATCGATATATCCGAAAGTCAACAGGGATGAACTTAGCTAAAACATACGATCCTAATCAGTACGAGCCAAATATTTATGCCCTGTGGGAAACCTCGGGGGCTTTTGCACCTAAAGGGACAGGTGAGCCATACAGTATCGTTATGCCTCCGCCAAATGCTAACGGTAACTTGCATATCGGCCATGCGCTAGGCACGGGTATCCAAGATATCCTAGCCCGTTATCATCGCATGCAGGGCAGGGATGTCGCCTATATTCCTGGCGCTGACCATGCAGGGTTCGAAACATGGGTCGTATACGAAAGGGAATTAGCTAGAACAGGGCAGAACCGTTTTGATTTTAGCCGCGAACAGCTCTACAGCCAGGTATGGAACTTCGTAGAGCAACAACGGGGCAATATGGAGCTCCAGCTTCGTGCCCTGGGTGCCAGCGCTAGCTGGGGTGATCTCGTATTCACACTTGATGAAAAGGTGATCAATACCGTCTATAAAACATTCAAACGCCTGTGGGATGACAAGCTTATTTACCGGGGTGAACGTATTGTTAATTACAGTACGAAATACCAAACAAGCTACGCGGATATAGAAGTCGACCACAAGGTAGAGAAGGGGACTCTTTGGAAAATCGCGTACCCGTCCCTTGATAAAATCAGTGAAATCGTCATCGCAACCACCCGCCCCGAAACACTGCTCGGTGACGTTGCCGTTGCCGTTCACCCTGACGACGAACGCTACAAAGACCTTATTGGCACGCGCGTACTGTTGCCGCTTACGAACCGTGAAATTCCTATCATCGCTGACGAATACGTCGATCCGAAATTTGGTACCGGCGCCGTAAAAATTACTCCCGCTCACGACCCTAACGACTTTGAAGTAGGAGTACGGCATAATCTTGAACGCCTGCAGGTTATCGATTTCGACGGCCGTATGATTAACGTCCCTTCCCAATTTGAAGGTCTGGAAGTTGAAGATGCCCGCAAAAAGGTTCTCGCCGCACTTCAAGCCGAAGAACTCATTCGCGGTGAAGAAACAATCGAACATACCGTTGGGTATGACTACAAGAGCGGCCTGCCAATCCAGCCGCTTATCAAAGACCAGTGGTTCATCAACGTGCGTCCGCTTGCCGACCGCGCGAAGCAGGTGATTGAAAGTGGCGAAATTACCTTTTACCCAGCCAGCAAAAAAAATGCGCTTATCCAATACTATGACAACCTCAAAGATTGGAATATTAGCCGTCAAATCCCATGGGGAATCCCTATTCCGGCCTTTCAGAACATCAATAACCCTGACGACTGGATATTTGACGAAAGGGTAGACGAAGAAACAATTGTTGTCAATGACACAACATATAAGCGCGAGGAAGACACCTTCGACACGTGGTTTAGTAGCGGACAGCTGCCGTTTATTACAACTGATTACCTCGACGTCAGCGATCTGGCCCGTTTTTACCCAACCAGCGTTCTGGAAACTGGACACGACATTCTTTATCCATGGGTAGCACGCATGGTCATGCTGGGCCTTTACGCCACCGATAAGGTGCCGTTTAAAACCGTTTACTTGCACGGGCTTGTGCTTGACGAGCACGGTCAAAAAATGAGCAAGTCAAAGGGTAATGTCATTAACCCAATGGAAGCCGTATCCGAATATGGGTCAGACGCCCTCCGTCTGGGTATCGTCGGTAACCGTAGTGCCGGGCAAAGCCAGGCGTTCGCGACAAGTAAAGTTGTCGCAGGCCGGAATTTTTGCAACAAACTATGGAACATTGCCCGCTTCATAGAGGACAAACTAGGCGAAAACTACCGAGTCAAAACGCCTGTACCTAGCACCATGGCCGATCACTGGATCGTTAGCGAACTGAACAAAACTGCAGCTGATATTAGCCAGCAGCTAGCAAGTTATAGGTTTGCCGAAGCCAGCGAAAGTATGTACCACGCTATCTGGGACGACGTCGCCGACTGGTATATCGAATCAAGCAAAGTAGAAAATAACCCCGACATGCTTGCCTGGGTACTTGATACCAGCCTAAAACTGGCTCATCCTTTTGCTCCATTCGTCACCGAGACAATCTGGCAGTCACTCAGCTGGCACAATGACCTCCTTATGACGACCGCTTGGCCGCAGACTGCCACCTACGACGAGATCGCCAGTGCCGAATTTAGCCGCCTGCAAAAGCTCGTTATCGAAGCCCGCTACGTTATTTCCGAACTACCCGGTAACGAACGTTACACGATGCTCTATCAAAACGATTCGCTGATCGCGGATAATGCCGGCCTCATCAAGCATCTTATTCGCCTAAAAGACATTCAAGAAATAGACAAGGCACGCGGACTACGGCTTGCCGCAAGCAATAGGGAAGCATGGCTGGATGTCAGTGAAGAAACACTGTACGAGCACCAATCTAACCTCGAAACGCGCCTGGCCGAGACTCGTCAATTCGTAAGTACCCTAGAAGGACGCCTAAGTAACGAAACGTACGTTGCCAAAGCGCCAGCTCATCTCGTAGAGGAATCCCGCGATCAGTTAGAGATCAAAAAGGCGCTTATTCAGCGCCTTGAAGACGAACTCGAAGTTCTTCGTTAAACAACCGGCAAGTTGTAGTTATCAAACGCATGGTGACCTCGACCGACATGTTTTTGCATCAAATGTTTTCTATCTTCTCGGGGTTGTATACCGGGCGCATGTGAATTCAAGGTGGTAACTACCCGCGAAACACTCGTACGTTCAACGTGCGTGTGCGTTTCAGCACCCAGTTTGCCCGTGGTATCATGGCTTGCAAGCATCGTAGGCATTGCGATGGCAGCAGCTGCCTGGTCAATATGCGTATCATGCACCAAGATACCTGACGTCGTCGTGAGGCTTATGAGGATGGCGAGGGAATGTAATAAACTTGAGAACATATTTGATTGTTTGTGTATTATGGTTTCGTGTTTATTAATATAGCATATGCTTTATTAATTGTCAATTCAGTGTTACAAAATTCGTTGTATTCTCGCCCCCATAAAGCTATACTTGCCCTATGAAGAAAAGCGTAAGCGGATTTACTCTCGTAGAGGTTCTCATCGTTATTACGGTAATTGCGATCCTAGCAGCAATAGGCATCATCTCGTACAGCGGCATACAAGATCGCGCCAGAGATTCAAAACGGATCGAAGACGTATCGCATATTGGCAGGTCTTTGAAACTGTGGGCAGGGACAGACAAATCGCTTGCAAGTTTTGGTGGCGGATCAGGCGGCCAAGGGTTCGGCTGGTTTGAAAATAACTACGGCGGAGCGAACATTCCGATTAAAACGGTGCTGATCAATAACAAACTCGCGACGCTTGGCATACGCGACCCCAACTTCGTTAACATGTCGCAGGATTATGTTATTTCGCTATGCACGACCGCAAGCGATAACCGTCGTGTCGTCATGGCAAAACTAGAAGTCGCGCCTACGCAAACCGTTGCGCAACAAATCACCCAAGCAGGGTGCACCTCCGGTTCGTATAGCACCTGGGTCTCGACAAACGGCATGAACTACGCCGAGGTTTTTTAAGTATCAGCGGTGATGGTACGGGCCGCCAGCAGCGATCTCTTGTGAACGGTAAATCTGCTCGACTAAAATAAGCCGGACAAGCTGATGCGCGAACACGAGTGGCGATAGTGACCAGACAATGTCTGCCCGCTTGTGAACCGTTTCATCAACGCCGTACGCGCCGCCGATAATGATCGTCGTGCTTTTCGACGATTCAAGAGGCGCCAAAAAAAGATTGGACAGGGCCGGTGAATCAACGAGTTTGCCGCGCTCATCCATCAAAATAACAAACTCGTCATCGCCAATAGCAGAAAGTAACCTTTTAGACTCATCCTGACGAGCTGCAAGGCCGTCGGAAGGTGAATGAGGTAAAAGTACCCATGTCGTGTCAAAAGGCCGTTTTAAGCGCTTTTCATACCGCTGAATTCCTTCAACTACCCAACTTTCATGTTTTTTACCAACGGCAAGAATACGAATTGGCATTAGAACGCTAGCTTTTTGGCCGTTTCGGCTAATTTAGCGTGGTCAGGTTCGAGCGACATGTCAGCCCGGATAAAAAATTCATCACTGCTAGAAAAGGGGATCAGTTGGACATGGGCATGCGGAACGTCAATCCCAATCACTTTCTCACCAACATACGGCACTCCTAAAATGTCGCGCAGCCGGAGCGCTACTTTCTTAGTCGTAGCCATGACCGCTTGGTACGTTTCGTCGTCCAAATCCCACAAAAACTCAACCTGCTTTTTAGGAATAACCAGTACGTGCCCTGAAACGGTAGGGTGAATATCCAAAAAGGCCAACGTATCATCATCTTCATAAATTTTATGCGACGGAATCTCGCCCTTAACGATCTTGGTAAAAATAGAATCTTCCATACCTCTATTGTAGCGCTATTTGGTACAATGGTCGAAGGATATGGAGAGGTGCAGGAGTGGTTGAACTGGCCGCTCTCGAAAAGCGGTGAGGCGGCAACGTCTCCGAGGGTTCGAATCCCTCTCTCTCCGCCAAGAAAAACGATGCTCAAAAGAGCATCTTTTTTCTTGCTTGCGATATCCCCCTCCTAACCCCATAGATGCTATACTAAAACCAATATGCCAATGCCCGAAGTCCCCAAAGCAAACCACCCAGCTGACAAATCCGGCCATGTCGCTGCCACTGAACCTGTCAGCGGACTGGGCATGGCGTCGATGATCCTTGGAATCGTCTCGTTTACCGGGCCTGGGTTAATCCTTGGTATTCCTGCTATTGTCATGGCAGCGATTGATCTTAAGAACAAAACTCCTAGTAGAGGATTCGCGATTACAGGTCTCGTCACAGGAATTATTAGCACGATTCTTTCATTGATGGTCATCGCCATAGTCATTATCTTTTCAATCTGGTCATACAACAACCCCGAAGAATTTCAGGATTTCTACGACGACACGCCGCCTCATACGCAACAGTTCGAGAGCTCTCACATATAAATGCACCGGCATATTGGTATCTATTCCGGCACATTCGATCCTGTTCACGAAGGCCATACTGCCTTCGCCAAGGAGGCTATGGATCTTTTCCATCTTGATAAAGTCGTTTTCTTGCCCGAAAAAAAACCACGTCACAAACAAGGGGCATCAGATATCTCAAAAAGGCAGGCACTCCTTGATGAGACGTTGTTGTCCGAACCCAAATTGGAAAGTCATGTCCTTCAATCGGACCAGTTTACTATTTTAGAGACGTTGCCAGAATTACATCGGCTACTACCTGGCAGTAGGTTCACTTTCCTTATGGGGTCAGATGTAGCGCTGCACCTACCAACATGGGAAAACCTACCTTTATTGCTAGCTGACGCGTCTTTTTTAGTTGCAATGAGAGAAGGGGACTCCCGGACTGCAACCGAACGTATTTTTCAACAACTAGAAAAATCCCTTAATACCCCGGTTCGGTATACCACCATAGATAGCCCCCGTCCAACTCTGCGATCCTCTGATATAAGAAAAGTCTGAGCGTTATCAAAGATACGCCCCTGCATTTGCCTGCACGCCTTGCGGTGAACCGTTTAGGCTGTAGAGTAGCACCCGAAACGTTAGACGACTAATCGTACTGGCGGGCTTTCGAAGGTGAAGTACCTTGTGATTGTCAAAAAATAACGCGTCGCCCCCGCCTAGTTTTACTGTCTGAACTAATAACCCGGGCTGATCATCGGGTGACTGCTTCTGTTTCATTTTGGCCAAAGCCTTTTCATCCTCTTCTTGAATAATTTCAAGAAGTTGCTTAACGCCGCTAAGAGCACCTTCGTCATCGACAACGTTTTTGTCGAATCGAACAGTGCCAGCCCCGGCATCGATTACAGGAGCAAATATGCCGTTGAACTCGACTGGTTCTTTTAACCTTTCGAGTATTGTCCGTACATCCGAGTCTCTGCCCCTCGGTGACGAGCCGGCCCATTTGATGATAGTATCAACTGGCAAAAGTTTAATGGTGTCACCTTCATCACTTGGCTGTCCATTCCAATAGCTAATAGCTCTTTCGGGGTCATAAAAAGAAGACCCGTGGGTGTGATAAGAATCCGGAATCTGAGAAGGTTCCGTAATTCCGTCAAATCTTTCGATAGAATCCATTGGATTAACATTACTAAGTGAAATAGGCCCGACTTCTTCACATACCTCAAGTATGGCTCGATTCCGTAAAAAGAGGCCTCTTTTAGCAAATGACGCACCCGAAAGATGGACAATCGTCTCACCTTTATCGAATCCATTGGCTACTACTTCACCTGCCTCTGCGGGCGTCATACCTTCAGCGGAACTTTTTATCATTTAACTATGATAGTACGTACCTGCATTATGTCAAATGTACACTCTTTTACAGACGACCGCAGTTAAATATCGTATTGCATAATATATACGCGTATGCGATAGTTGTACTCCGTGAGTATCTAACGCATACATTGGTATGAAGGATTATCTATGGATATTGCCCCGCAACTTAGTACTGCTAACGCAGTACGCTCAAATAATGAAAAAAGAACTGTCGCTATTTTCTGCAGAAGCTTCCAGGATGGTGGCGACCCCTTTAGCGAAGATTACTACTGGCAAGCCTATCAAGATTTGCTATTCGGCCTACGGGATAAAGGACTGGACGCGTATTTTGTTACCGACAACAACAGCTATCTTGGCGACGGTGTTTTTGAAACCGTATATACCAGCGAGCACAAAACAACCCTTGATAACCTTCAGGAAATTCATAATGTCAAAGTAGACATGGTTTTCGATCGCGGAGGTTTTATCGGAAGAGATGTGTTTACCGTAAACCCATCAAATCTTCAGCGCATTGGCATGAATAAGATACAGATGTACAAACATTTCGCTCAATACCAGCCCTTTTCTATTATTTGCGAGAACGAACAGGAAGTGAAAGAGGCGATCACGCATATTGACGGCGAAAAAGTGGTTGTCAAAGAACCAGAAGGGTATGGAGGCAAACAAGTCTATATCGAATCCAAAGAAGAAATTCTTAGCAAACTACCTCCGGCATACCCTCTGCTGGTTCAGGAATTTCTTGACACCTCCTCTGGTGTTCCCGGTTCGGTAGGCGGCGTTCACGATATTCGCCTATCAGTGTGCGGAGGCGAATTTATCGGCTACTATATCCGCCAAGCAAAAGAAGGCTCGCTACATTCAAACGTCTCCCAGGGTGGAAAAATGATATTCTTCGATCCTTCTGAAATACCTACCGAAGTACAAGAGATGGCAAGGGCCATTGATACTTATTTTGCCGACGCACCACGCTACTATGCGGTTGATTTTATATATACGAACAAAGGCTGGAAGATGCTCGAGCTTAATCCCTATCTGGCACTTCTACCATTAACGGATGGTGAGAAGGCACAAAAAACAACACGAAAGCTTATCGATTACCTGGCTGCTGTTTGCCCACAGCATATCAGCGCTCATTAAACTAACCACCATAGAAAAAAGACTAACGGGTGTTAGTCTTTTTTCTATGGTGAACCCGACTAGATTCGAACTAGTGGCCTTCGGCTCCGCAAGCCGACGCTCTATCCAGCTGAGCTACGGGTCCAAAAATGCGGCGTCACATACGAGGTACGTACATAACTCCGCTTTTCGTGTAACTAGAAGGTACTTTCAGCATACAAGAATTGCAGCGAACATCGGCTATTGTAGCATGCTCTAGAGGTAGAACGCAAGCGAGGTAGCCCTTAGATACGGAGTTTGCGAATAATGCGGTCAACAAAATCCATGTGGAGTTCTTGCATAGGCAGACGTGCTGCTAGCATATCGACAATCGCTTCGCCGGCTTCTTCGGGGAAGTAAACGTACACTCCTGGTTTGAACCGTTTTGTTGGAATAAGCATAATGGAATATTCTTCGCCATCACGGATCACTCCGAAACCTTTAAATTCAGCAAAAGAGTAAAGACGGTCATTAACATGAAGACCCTGACGACTTAGCGTATAGTCCAGTACCCGCGGCGGACGGTGCGAATACACAATAAGCGCCGCAGCCATGACGGGCACTAGAATCGCAAAGGTAATTGACTGCATCAGAAAGATAGCAAGGACGATTGCAATGACGACAACGATGCCAAAAACAACAAACCACAGAGTCCCTTTGTGGCGGTGGATATATTCTGTTGCTTGCCAGTGAACTGGGTTTTCGTCCGGTGCTAATACCTGTTCCGTAGGGGTTGCCGCAGGCTGGGTCACTTCTGGTTGCGTATCAGCCGCTTCTGGTGCGACAGACGCAACAGATTGATCTGGAGTTAACGTGACGACGGGACGGGGAGTTTCATCAGCTACTGTCTGATAAGGTGCCTGTGACGGCTGTTCAGAAGGTTGCTGCCACTGCTGAGGGTCTCGATCGGGTTGCATGGAATTATTATAGCATGAGCAACATTATAGATGCAGCTATCTTACATAAAATCTCAGAACCGAGATGACATAGAGCAAGATAGCAGGGGATTGTTGACGAGGTGAGAAGTAAGATAATTCAATAAGGACGTGAAGTAGTGATCGGTTGACCAACTTACTTAATTATTCCTCGAAACATAGGGGAGATAAAACGCCCAGCCGAAAGAACAAGTTCGCGAAGTCCTTCAATTTCTTCAGGATCAACAGGTAAATAATTAGACCTGATTTCGCGCTCTAATCTTATTAGTTCCCTACGTCTTTGTTCATGCGTGGGATCGGCTCTCGCTTCCATCCGTTCTTCGTTAGTCATATTCTCTATGCGCTTAAGCAGTTCCAGTTGTTCCTGCTCTTGTCTTCGCGCAAAGGTAACTTCTGCCGGTGAGGACTTCACCTCATCTTTACGTAATACCTCAAGAGTTCCTGGAGTGAAAGAATAATAAAATCCGCGCTCCAGCGAATACTTTCCATCAGGTTTTTGAGCGTGTTCTTGAACAAATATCTTTTGAGTATACAGCTCGGAATCGAATGACGTTGCTTCTTTGTCAACGCCTATCGGAGTTCACTTCCATCTTCAAGATCGTGTTGGAGTCTTAGGGCAACATGTGTTGGCAGAGTATCGGATCTCCATACACTTACCTCTCCCGCATGGGCAAGAAAAGCATCTTCAACAAGCGTACAAAAATCAATGGCAGCCTGTTCTTTCTCGAGCGATGGCTCATCTACGATTTTATCTAGAGGCTGGATGAACTTCTCTAAGGGTTTTGTCATTAAATGACAATAACATAAATAATGATATAAGTCAATTATACGACGTTCTTCGCGCCAAACAAAAAGACGACCATCTTAGTCGTCTCTCTGGATATTCTATAAATGCATAAAACCAAAAAGCCGGACTGAGCAGCCGCTCAGTCCGACATCTTGGCGGAGGAGGGGAGATTCGAACTCCCGCTCCAGATCTCTCCAGACTAACGATTTAGCAAACCGTCCCCTTCAGCCACTTGGGTACTCCTCCGTACGTACTGGGATATTGTAGCATAAAACAGATGTAGGAGGTAGACTTTTCGCCTAAATATTGCTAGAATTAACGATATATGGTTTAAAACTATGAGAGGAGGCCGTATGAGCCGAAAACAATCTGTTTTCTTTAGTACGCTAGGCGCTGTTGTCGCCTCTTTTCTTGTAGTCTTTTTAGCACCCGTTAGCCTTGCTATCAATGAAACAATGATGGAAGGGGCGGAATCAGCCCGCGGCACTGATCAAGTAGCTGACCTATTTGGTACGTCGGGAATCTTTTCTACTATTACGAACATCCTGCTATTTGCCGTTGGGGCAATCAGCGTCATCATGATTATCATCGGCGGTCTCAGGTACGTTACGTCAGGCGGTAACACCGCCAATGTGACAGCTGCTAAAAATACGATCCTTTATGCGGTAGTTGGCGTTGTTATTTCCTTGTTTGCCTACGCGATGATTAACTTCGTGCTCACAAGTTTCGCTCCAGGAATCGAAGGAAGCGGCGGCACAAACGTCTAGCGTTTGGCAGGTTTTTTACTCATTGCCAATTTCCACGAACTACTCCAGGTTGCCAGCCAGACCAAAAGCGTAAACACGCCAGTAATAACGATTGCCATTATCGTCACCCGGCTCCAGCCACCTTCAAGCGTTGGATTTAGGAACGGATAAGGATACCAGTCAACAACCGATCCCCGGATCAAACTATATACCAAGTACGAGAGAGGGAAGACCAGCCAGACCAGTCCTTGCTTGAACGAAATTCGACGCTCAGGCAGGTCAAACAGCCAATCAAGCAGCGCAGCTAGTGGCAGTACGTAGTGAAGCACCGCATTTACCCATGGAATATGCGTCAGGAGTTCTTCCTGCAAGCCCGTTAATAGAAGCGAGAATATGATTCCCGTGGCAACCATATAAATAACCGCGGCGCCTCTGAACATTTCGAAGGTTTTGCTTCGCCTACCGTGCCACGCCATGTAGGCGCCTATGGCTAGTACCGCGATAAACAGCAGGTTAGATTCGATAGTGAAGAAGCTAAAAAAATTAACGGGGTTATAATCTTTGCCTAGAAGCGCTGCGTTATTAAAAAATTGAGCGATGACGGCGGCAAGACCTAGAAGCGCAAGGATGAGCCTGTACGATGCGATAAACGTAAGCTTTTTCATATTTGTGAGTATGAGGCAGAGGGCAGATGTTCGTCAATACTAGAGAACAGGGATGTCGTAATCAAAGATTGCTCCTTCATCGCGTTTCATCCAACTCGGGGCAAGAAAAATACAGTCCATATGGACTGTATTTTTCTTGGCGGAGAGAGCGAGATTCGAACTCGCGGAACCGTTGCCGGCTCGACAGTTTTCAAGACTGTTCCCTTCAACCACTCGGGCACCTCTCCAGCACGCCCCATAATAACAGATACCAGACCGTTAGTCGAGGGGTAGTAAGAGCACGGATTCACGGACGCCATTGTCTTTAACGCGTGCACCGTACTTCAGCATCACACCCGTCGTTACGATATTATTTATCAATAGGTAAGGTACATACGAGTCGATAGTGCCGCTTACACCATGCCTATGCGCGAAATATTTTACTGATAAAACGTGTGGTCGCATCCTCATTGTCCGATGTGAGAAGCGACTGTTGGAATTGCTACAACGATTGTACCCTTGGGAGTTCTTCCACATGGTCCAGGAGCAAATCACCAAGTACTTTATAGCCATCCTGGGCATTTTGGAACTTATATGTGCCTATAGGTCGTTGCAATACGCCTGATCCTCCCCAAATACGCCGAGCTCAGTTATAGGGTACGCGGTACGAATTACAGATACCAGACCTACTCGCAAGACCTCCACGTGCCAAGCAGTTTAAAAAATCCTCATATCCGATGTTATATTTACAATTATCGCATAAAAGAGTGCCCATTGTATCATACCTACAACAGTGGTGTGGAGCCAGGCAGGAGAGAAGAGCGTTTATCATTGTACTTTTTACGTTTTGCTCATTTGCTGTGTTGATTATACTGTACATGTTGGTTATAATTGAAGAGACTATTTGTCAATAGAGCCTAGAGAAAAGTGGAGGATATCATGGCCCGTAAACAAAATGACGATCTTTTGATCGAAGATGAGCTGGCCGCCGCGTTTTTAAACGACGACGACCTAGCACAGCAGGACGCTCCTGCCGCCGCACCCGTTGTGGATGACAGTAGTTGGGAAGAGGATGATTCAGCAGACTTTCCTGGCCAACTAGCAGTGGACGTATATGAAACTGAGGACAAATTACTTGTTAAAGCCCGCACGGCTGGCGTTAACAAAGAAGATCTTGATGTAAGCATAAGTGACGGTATCCTAACGATTAGCGGCACGCTATCGAGCGGAGACGACACCGATGCGACCAACTGGCACATTCAAGAATGCTACTGGGGCGAATTTAGCCGCACGTTAGCACTTCCCGTAGCCGTCAAAGAAGATGAAGTAGGAGCTGTCCTAAAAGACGGTGTCCTAACAATCAGCTTTGGTAAGATCAAACAAGAACAAGCCAAGAAAATTACTATCCAGTAATTCATCTAGTATTAAAAATAGCCCTAGCGAGAGGGCTATTTTTAATTGTCGAAACAAGGGGAAGTACATTTGCAATAAAATAGCACCCTGGTTTCCCAGGGTGCTATTTACGTAGATTCAAACTCTAGGTATCTATTAAGCTGCAGAAGCGCTAAAGCTTGTGATAACGAAGTTGACAAGTGCAAAGGCCAGAATAGCCACAACAATACCGACAACCGCGTAAAGAATAGTATTCTTGGCGCTTGTAACGGCAGCACTGTCACCACCTGATATAACGTAGCGAATACCACCGATGATCAGCATGATGACTGAAATAGCACCAATGATGAACAGAAGAACGTTGGTAACGATCTTAAAGACACCGGTTGGTCCAAAAAGATCTGTCTGTTGATCCTCAGTCTTGGCACATCCAGCACCACCGGCAATTCCACCAGAGGGGTCGGTAGTACAATCGGCGGCCTGCGCCTGTACAGCCGGAGAACTAATGACACCACCCGCAAAACTAACACCAAGTGCAAGTACAGGGACGATCAACAAGCTCTGTAGACTTTTCTTAATAATACTTTTCATTGTTTTTCCTTTCTTAGGATTACTCTACCTATTTTATAGCAGATGCAACCTGTTTTGTTAAGAGTTTTGCTTAATTAAACGCGTCGAGGACAAAGTTAACGATGGAATAAGACAGAATAGCAATAACGAGCCCCACAACCGCATATAAAATCGTATTTTTCGCACTTGTCATAGCGCTAGAATCACCGTTCGAGGTGGTGTAGCGGATACCCCCAATAACAATCATGACTACTGCAATTGCGCCTAAAACATATAACAAAATATTAACGATGGTCTTGATACGAGCGCCGAGATCTGTTGCGCCCTTACCACCCACATCATTAGAACCTTGCTGGATACACGCTTTAGGGTTTGCGCAGGCTGCTGCATAGGCCGTACTACCCTGAAATACTTGTACGGCGCCGGCAAGTGCGAAAACCGAGAACAGCGACAGTAATCCTAATTTTATTTTCTTCATTTTCTTTCTCCTTATTTAACCTATTAAAACCACTCTAATACAAAGTTGACAATTGAGTACGACAGAATAGCGACAACTAGCCCTACGACAGAGTATACAATAGTATCCTTTGCTGATTTGATCCCACTCGAATCACCTTGGGAAGTCGTATAACGGACGCCACCGATGATAATCATGATAATTGAGATCATTCCCAGGGCAGTCAAAAGAAGATTGATAACAATCTTTATCATAGGTGTCGCATTATCTTTTTGCGACTTACATACGGCCGCTGTTGAGTTTCCGGCACACGAATCGAATACATTAACAGCCAGTGCCGGTGCAGCCGGTAACGTCATCGCACCAACGCCAGTAACGATTGCGAACGCTAAAATTAATTGTTTTATTTTTTTCATTTAAAATCTCCCTATCACGAATTGTGTTATCACGAATGCCATCATAATCACCACAAGCCCAATGACGGCACCAACGATCATATCTTTAGCGCGGGTTATTTTAGCTTGTTCACCTTGTGATACGGAATACATAATACCGGCAATAATAATGACAAGGACAGCAATAATACCCGCCCATATGTACACGGTATTCAGAACTGCCTGAAGAGCCGTG encodes:
- a CDS encoding valine--tRNA ligase encodes the protein MGQRFHKKTRVIFAAFFTWNRYIRKSTGMNLAKTYDPNQYEPNIYALWETSGAFAPKGTGEPYSIVMPPPNANGNLHIGHALGTGIQDILARYHRMQGRDVAYIPGADHAGFETWVVYERELARTGQNRFDFSREQLYSQVWNFVEQQRGNMELQLRALGASASWGDLVFTLDEKVINTVYKTFKRLWDDKLIYRGERIVNYSTKYQTSYADIEVDHKVEKGTLWKIAYPSLDKISEIVIATTRPETLLGDVAVAVHPDDERYKDLIGTRVLLPLTNREIPIIADEYVDPKFGTGAVKITPAHDPNDFEVGVRHNLERLQVIDFDGRMINVPSQFEGLEVEDARKKVLAALQAEELIRGEETIEHTVGYDYKSGLPIQPLIKDQWFINVRPLADRAKQVIESGEITFYPASKKNALIQYYDNLKDWNISRQIPWGIPIPAFQNINNPDDWIFDERVDEETIVVNDTTYKREEDTFDTWFSSGQLPFITTDYLDVSDLARFYPTSVLETGHDILYPWVARMVMLGLYATDKVPFKTVYLHGLVLDEHGQKMSKSKGNVINPMEAVSEYGSDALRLGIVGNRSAGQSQAFATSKVVAGRNFCNKLWNIARFIEDKLGENYRVKTPVPSTMADHWIVSELNKTAADISQQLASYRFAEASESMYHAIWDDVADWYIESSKVENNPDMLAWVLDTSLKLAHPFAPFVTETIWQSLSWHNDLLMTTAWPQTATYDEIASAEFSRLQKLVIEARYVISELPGNERYTMLYQNDSLIADNAGLIKHLIRLKDIQEIDKARGLRLAASNREAWLDVSEETLYEHQSNLETRLAETRQFVSTLEGRLSNETYVAKAPAHLVEESRDQLEIKKALIQRLEDELEVLR
- a CDS encoding prepilin-type N-terminal cleavage/methylation domain-containing protein, which encodes MKKSVSGFTLVEVLIVITVIAILAAIGIISYSGIQDRARDSKRIEDVSHIGRSLKLWAGTDKSLASFGGGSGGQGFGWFENNYGGANIPIKTVLINNKLATLGIRDPNFVNMSQDYVISLCTTASDNRRVVMAKLEVAPTQTVAQQITQAGCTSGSYSTWVSTNGMNYAEVF
- a CDS encoding 23S rRNA (pseudouridine(1915)-N(3))-methyltransferase RlmH; amino-acid sequence: MPIRILAVGKKHESWVVEGIQRYEKRLKRPFDTTWVLLPHSPSDGLAARQDESKRLLSAIGDDEFVILMDERGKLVDSPALSNLFLAPLESSKSTTIIIGGAYGVDETVHKRADIVWSLSPLVFAHQLVRLILVEQIYRSQEIAAGGPYHHR
- a CDS encoding HIT domain-containing protein translates to MEDSIFTKIVKGEIPSHKIYEDDDTLAFLDIHPTVSGHVLVIPKKQVEFLWDLDDETYQAVMATTKKVALRLRDILGVPYVGEKVIGIDVPHAHVQLIPFSSSDEFFIRADMSLEPDHAKLAETAKKLAF
- a CDS encoding DUF4190 domain-containing protein, whose protein sequence is MPMPEVPKANHPADKSGHVAATEPVSGLGMASMILGIVSFTGPGLILGIPAIVMAAIDLKNKTPSRGFAITGLVTGIISTILSLMVIAIVIIFSIWSYNNPEEFQDFYDDTPPHTQQFESSHI
- a CDS encoding adenylyltransferase/cytidyltransferase family protein; amino-acid sequence: MHRHIGIYSGTFDPVHEGHTAFAKEAMDLFHLDKVVFLPEKKPRHKQGASDISKRQALLDETLLSEPKLESHVLQSDQFTILETLPELHRLLPGSRFTFLMGSDVALHLPTWENLPLLLADASFLVAMREGDSRTATERIFQQLEKSLNTPVRYTTIDSPRPTLRSSDIRKV
- a CDS encoding Pr6Pr family membrane protein — protein: MKKLTFIASYRLILALLGLAAVIAQFFNNAALLGKDYNPVNFFSFFTIESNLLFIAVLAIGAYMAWHGRRSKTFEMFRGAAVIYMVATGIIFSLLLTGLQEELLTHIPWVNAVLHYVLPLAALLDWLFDLPERRISFKQGLVWLVFPLSYLVYSLIRGSVVDWYPYPFLNPTLEGGWSRVTIMAIVITGVFTLLVWLATWSSSWKLAMSKKPAKR